A region of the bacterium genome:
CCATTATGTTTCTGAACTTCTGCAGGACTTTTAAAAAGGCTATAAGTTTTAACTTTGTGCCCCTTCCTCCTGTCATTCCCACCCACCTCTCTTGTCATTGCGAGGTCCGATGACTCCGAAAGGACGGAGTATACGGACTCTTCGGGGGGCGGGAACGACAAAGCAATCTCTTTTCACCCTGTCATTCCCGCCCCTGCTTTCGCAGGGGTAAACTCTATCGGGAATCCATTTAGTTGTTTCTTTATTCTTTTACTATTCATCTTTGTGCCTGTTTCTCCTCCCTGTTGCCAACTCTTTCTTGAACATCTATAATATGCCCAATCAAAAAATGTGGAGGTGAATGCATGCTTAGCAACTATACAGCTAAATATACAAAAATAGAATCAGGCTATATGGCGCAATTAGTAGAATGGCCCGAAATAGTGACAGAAGGCAAAACTCTCGAAGAAACCCGAGAAATGCTCAAAGATGCTCTACGAGAAATGGTAGCCGCATACAACCAGCAAGACAAAGAAATTCCCATCGGCGGCGCCCTTATAGAACAAGTCCCCGTCAATATTTAGCATGTCAGTAAAACGTCGCGACCTTATCAAATATTTTCAACAAAACGGTTTCTATCTGCTACGTGAGGGGAAGAAACATTCCATTTATACCAACAATCTAAAAACAATCCCTATTAAAAGACACCGCACTATTGATAGAATTACAGCAAACGAATTATGCAAACAAGCTGCTCTCAAACCCCGATTCTAAACTACAGCTGTAATCTTGAGCCTTAACTTTGCGCTCTTTTCTCGTCATTCCTGTGCAAACAGGAATCCATTTAGTTGTTTCGTTATTCTTCTACCAATATCCCAAAGCCCTTCCCTTTTCCTTGTCATTGCGAGGCCCGATGACTCCGAAAGGACGGAGTATACGGACTCTTCAAGGAGTGGGAACGACGAAGCAATCTCTTCTCCCCCTGTCATTCCCGTGAACGCTACGTGGTTCATGGTTGCGGTTATTTAAATAGGGGAATATAATAAAAGCGATATGAAAAAACAGGAAATTAAAAAAGGCGAGATAGTAATTTATAAATCTCCATCGGGTCCAGGAATCCGGGTAAAATTAGAGAAAGATACTGTATGGCTTGACGCTCATTTAATAGCACAACTTTTTGATGTCAATCGTCCGGCAATAGTTAAACACATAAATAATATCTACAAAACCATCGAATTTCACGAAAAATCAACCTGTTCCATTTTGGAACAGGTTGCTGCAGACGGCAAAATAAGAAAAATGAACCTTTACAATCTGGATATGATTATCTCCGTTGGTTATCGTGTCAATTCCAAGCGTGCTACCCAATTCCGTATATGGGCAACAAAAACACTTAAAGAACATTTAGTTAAAGGATATACCATCAACGAAAAGAGATTATTAACCACTCAAGAAAAATTCAAGGAACTACAGAATGCGATTGAGCTTTTACAGGGTAAAGCCCGACACAAACTTCTATCCGGACAAGAACAGGAAATCTTAAACCTTCTTGCTGATTATTCCAAAAC
Encoded here:
- a CDS encoding type II toxin-antitoxin system HicB family antitoxin; translated protein: MLSNYTAKYTKIESGYMAQLVEWPEIVTEGKTLEETREMLKDALREMVAAYNQQDKEIPIGGALIEQVPVNI
- a CDS encoding type II toxin-antitoxin system HicA family toxin, which codes for MSVKRRDLIKYFQQNGFYLLREGKKHSIYTNNLKTIPIKRHRTIDRITANELCKQAALKPRF
- a CDS encoding virulence protein RhuM/Fic/DOC family protein; protein product: MKKQEIKKGEIVIYKSPSGPGIRVKLEKDTVWLDAHLIAQLFDVNRPAIVKHINNIYKTIEFHEKSTCSILEQVAADGKIRKMNLYNLDMIISVGYRVNSKRATQFRIWATKTLKEHLVKGYTINEKRLLTTQEKFKELQNAIELLQGKARHKLLSGQEQEILNLLADYSKTLTLLDQYDKEKLPLVKKTKGKFVLKYEGSLKVIRRIKTELASKKEASNLFGNESGEKFQGILGSIYQTFGGKQLYPSLEEKASHLLYFIIKDHPFIDGNKRIGSFLFVYFLDKNNHLYKTSGEKKINDNALTALSLLIAVSNPKEKDNLIKIITNLLIA